A window of the Roseovarius sp. S88 genome harbors these coding sequences:
- a CDS encoding 2-hydroxyacid dehydrogenase, whose amino-acid sequence MSINVLFAAKAERWATYEPTLKQAFGELGLDVNLRTEIPPEDVDYIVYAPNSDLQDFIPFTRTKAVLGLWAGVEDVVGNQTLIQPFARMVDEGLTRGMVEWVTGHVLRHHLGMDIHILGQDGLWRDHVPPLATDRSVTILGLGALGQACAEALAFLGFTVTGWSRSAKEVPGVTCLSGNDRLAEALSGAEIVVLLLPSTPQTENTLNADTLALLAPGAVVINPGRGPLIDDEALLSAVNTGQVGHATLDVFRVEPLPPEHPYWSHPNVTVTPHIASETRPLSASRVIAENVRRGEAGEDFINLVDRKLGY is encoded by the coding sequence ATGAGCATCAACGTTCTTTTCGCCGCCAAGGCCGAGCGCTGGGCGACCTATGAACCAACCCTGAAACAGGCATTTGGCGAGCTTGGTTTGGATGTGAACCTGCGCACGGAAATACCGCCTGAGGATGTGGACTATATCGTTTATGCCCCCAACAGCGATTTGCAGGACTTCATCCCTTTCACACGCACCAAAGCCGTTCTTGGTCTTTGGGCCGGAGTGGAGGACGTCGTCGGCAACCAAACCCTGATACAGCCTTTCGCCCGCATGGTGGATGAGGGTTTGACGCGCGGCATGGTGGAATGGGTGACCGGCCATGTGCTGCGCCATCACCTTGGCATGGACATTCATATTCTGGGTCAGGACGGACTGTGGCGCGATCATGTGCCTCCTCTGGCGACTGACCGGTCCGTGACGATCCTCGGCCTTGGCGCATTGGGGCAGGCTTGTGCGGAGGCATTGGCCTTCCTAGGGTTCACAGTAACAGGATGGTCGCGCAGTGCCAAAGAGGTGCCCGGTGTCACATGCCTTTCGGGCAATGACAGGCTGGCCGAAGCGCTGAGCGGAGCTGAAATTGTTGTGCTCTTGCTGCCGTCCACACCGCAAACCGAGAACACGCTAAACGCAGACACCCTGGCCCTCTTGGCGCCGGGGGCCGTTGTGATCAACCCTGGGCGCGGGCCGTTGATTGATGATGAGGCCCTTCTGTCCGCAGTGAACACAGGTCAAGTCGGACACGCCACGCTGGATGTTTTTCGCGTCGAACCTCTGCCGCCTGAGCACCCCTATTGGTCCCATCCCAACGTCACAGTTACCCCGCATATCGCGTCCGAAACCCGTCCGCTGTCAGCATCTCGCGTAATCGCGGAAAACGTGCGCCGTGGCGAAGCAGGCGAGGATTTCATCAATCTGGTGGATCGCAAACTGGGGTACTAA
- the rodA gene encoding rod shape-determining protein RodA — protein sequence MSYLEYTVKHTPTGLRKVLYLNWPLIILLSAVASVGFLMLYSVSGGSFSPWAEPQMKRYVLGLVVMLFVAMVPIWFWRNMSVLAYIVSVLLLVAVELVGVEGKGAQRWIDLGFMRLQPSELMKITLVMLLAAYYDWLPLQKTSRPFWVILPVILILIPVALVLKQPDLGTSILLITGGGLIMFIAGVHWAYFAAVIAGGVGLVTAVFQSRGTDWQLLADYQFRRIDTFLDPASDPLGAGYHITQSKIALGSGGWTGRGFMQGTQSRLNFLPEKHTDFIFTTLAEEFGFVGAFSLLVLYALIIIFCIFSALTNKDRFSSLLTLGVAATFFLFFAVNMSMVMGLAPVVGVPLPLVSYGGSAMLILMLGFGLVQSAHVHRPR from the coding sequence ATGAGTTATCTTGAATATACCGTCAAGCACACGCCCACAGGCCTTCGCAAGGTGCTCTACCTGAACTGGCCGCTGATTATTCTGCTGTCCGCGGTGGCCAGCGTAGGTTTTCTGATGCTCTACTCGGTTTCGGGCGGTTCCTTCTCGCCCTGGGCTGAGCCACAGATGAAACGCTATGTGCTTGGACTGGTGGTCATGCTCTTTGTAGCGATGGTGCCGATCTGGTTCTGGCGCAACATGTCTGTGCTGGCTTATATCGTCTCTGTTCTTTTGCTCGTCGCGGTGGAACTGGTGGGAGTCGAAGGTAAAGGCGCACAGCGATGGATTGATCTTGGGTTTATGCGCCTGCAGCCTTCGGAGCTTATGAAAATAACACTCGTGATGCTGCTTGCGGCCTATTACGACTGGCTCCCGCTGCAAAAAACATCCCGGCCCTTCTGGGTCATTCTGCCGGTCATCCTGATCCTGATCCCAGTGGCTCTGGTTCTGAAACAGCCCGATCTTGGCACCTCGATCCTGCTCATCACCGGGGGCGGGTTGATCATGTTTATAGCCGGTGTGCACTGGGCTTATTTTGCAGCTGTCATTGCCGGAGGTGTCGGGCTGGTCACTGCAGTCTTCCAAAGCCGTGGCACAGATTGGCAGCTTTTGGCGGACTATCAGTTCCGTCGCATCGATACGTTTCTGGATCCCGCCTCGGATCCTCTTGGGGCAGGTTACCATATCACCCAATCCAAAATTGCGCTTGGGTCGGGCGGGTGGACCGGGCGTGGATTCATGCAGGGCACACAATCACGTCTGAACTTCTTGCCCGAGAAGCACACCGATTTTATTTTCACCACCTTGGCCGAAGAGTTTGGGTTTGTCGGGGCCTTCTCGCTTCTCGTGCTTTACGCGCTTATCATCATCTTCTGTATTTTCTCCGCACTGACAAACAAAGATCGGTTTTCGTCCCTCCTGACTCTTGGGGTCGCCGCAACATTCTTCCTCTTCTTTGCCGTCAACATGTCCATGGTGATGGGTTTGGCCCCTGTAGTGGGTGTTCCCCTGCCACTGGTCAGTTATGGCGGGTCGGCAATGCTCATTCTGATGCTCGGCTTTGGTCTTGTGCAAAGCGCACATGTGCATCGCCCGAGGTAA
- a CDS encoding rod shape-determining protein MreD has product MVENAAVHMWAMRVIYVTLVFLLIFFHLLPLQTLPLGWAGPDILLALTIAWVLRRPEFVPPVLIALVFLLCDLMFHRPPGLWAALVLIGCETLRARHIDLRDLTFAMEWASVTTTLVTITLVYRAILAVLVVDQAPLGLSLMQLVATLIAYPLVVVVSQSVFGVRKLAPGDIDALGGRT; this is encoded by the coding sequence ATGGTTGAGAATGCGGCTGTGCATATGTGGGCGATGCGCGTGATCTATGTCACGCTTGTCTTTCTGTTGATCTTCTTTCACCTTCTGCCGCTGCAAACCCTGCCGCTTGGCTGGGCGGGACCGGACATCTTGCTGGCGCTGACGATTGCCTGGGTGCTGCGGCGTCCGGAGTTTGTGCCACCTGTTTTGATTGCCTTAGTATTCTTGCTGTGTGATCTGATGTTTCATCGCCCACCTGGGCTCTGGGCCGCGCTTGTTTTAATCGGATGCGAAACATTGCGCGCACGTCACATAGACCTGCGCGATCTCACCTTTGCGATGGAATGGGCCTCTGTGACGACAACGCTGGTGACAATCACGCTGGTCTACCGCGCTATTCTTGCAGTTCTGGTTGTAGATCAAGCACCTCTCGGACTGAGCCTGATGCAGCTTGTCGCGACGCTGATTGCGTATCCATTGGTTGTTGTGGTCTCGCAAAGCGTGTTCGGAGTGCGTAAATTGGCACCAGGAGACATTGACGCCCTTGGAGGCCGGACATGA
- the mreC gene encoding rod shape-determining protein MreC gives MARDRAQNGDYSGPIKRLLIGFLLLCLVGFFLVWRIDSPRVERFRAQVIDRVVPSFDWATAPVTGAVNILRDFQSYQRIYQQNQELRRELQQMKAWKEAALQLEQENARLLDLNNVQLDPRLTFVTGVVLADSGSPFRQSVLINVGARDGIIDGWATMDGLGLVGRISGVGDNTARVILLTDTSSRIPATIQPSGQQALIIGDNTAVPLIDFLELPDQVRPGDRVLTSGDGGVFPAGLLIGQVAQDPGGRLRVRLSADYERLEFLRVLRNRGNEKLTDPGSLIGPAEPDLPLQGPPSPFESSEAADG, from the coding sequence TTGGCCCGAGACAGAGCACAGAACGGAGACTATTCTGGCCCAATCAAGCGGCTGCTGATTGGCTTTCTGTTGTTGTGCCTGGTCGGTTTCTTTCTGGTGTGGCGCATTGACAGCCCAAGGGTGGAACGGTTTCGCGCACAGGTCATTGACCGCGTTGTGCCCAGTTTTGATTGGGCCACGGCGCCCGTTACCGGAGCCGTGAACATCCTCCGTGACTTTCAAAGCTACCAGAGAATTTATCAACAGAACCAGGAACTTCGGCGCGAATTGCAACAGATGAAGGCGTGGAAGGAAGCTGCTCTTCAACTGGAACAGGAAAACGCGCGGCTTTTGGATTTGAACAACGTGCAGTTGGACCCTCGCCTGACCTTTGTGACGGGTGTGGTTCTGGCTGATAGCGGCTCGCCGTTCCGGCAATCAGTGCTGATCAATGTCGGTGCGCGAGACGGTATCATTGATGGCTGGGCCACAATGGATGGGTTGGGGCTTGTCGGGCGCATTTCCGGCGTGGGCGACAACACCGCGCGCGTGATCCTTCTGACCGATACCTCCAGCCGTATTCCCGCAACGATCCAGCCTTCGGGCCAACAGGCACTTATCATTGGAGACAATACCGCTGTGCCGCTCATTGATTTCCTGGAACTGCCGGATCAAGTCCGCCCCGGTGACAGAGTGCTCACCTCTGGAGACGGCGGCGTCTTCCCCGCTGGGCTTTTGATCGGTCAGGTGGCGCAAGACCCTGGCGGGCGACTGCGCGTGAGACTCTCTGCCGATTACGAGCGGCTTGAATTTCTCAGAGTTCTGAGAAACCGGGGCAACGAAAAGCTAACGGACCCTGGCTCCCTGATCGGACCCGCCGAACCCGACCTTCCGCTGCAAGGGCCGCCCAGCCCGTTTGAAAGCTCCGAGGCCGCCGATGGTTGA
- a CDS encoding rod shape-determining protein → MSIFDKIPGLFTSDMAIDLGTANTLVYVKGRGVILSEPSVVAYHVKDGVKKVLAVGEDAKLMLGRTPGSIEAIRPMREGVIADFDTAEAMIKHFIRKVHRRSSFSKPKIIVCVPHGATPVEKRAIRQSVLSAGARRAGLVAEPIAAAIGAGMPITDPTGNMVVDIGGGTTEVAVLSLGDIVYARSIRVGGDRMDEAIINYLRRQQNLLVGESTAERIKTSIGTARMPDDGRGTSMQIRGRDLLNGVPKETEISQAQVAEALAEPVQQICEAVMTALEATPPDLAADIVDRGVMLTGGGALLGDLDLALREQTGLAVSIADDSLNCVALGTGKALEFEKQLRHAIDYDS, encoded by the coding sequence ATGTCTATTTTCGACAAAATCCCCGGCCTGTTCACGTCGGACATGGCGATCGATCTCGGGACAGCGAACACGCTTGTCTACGTCAAAGGACGGGGTGTGATCCTGTCTGAGCCATCCGTCGTGGCCTATCATGTCAAGGATGGCGTCAAGAAAGTGTTGGCCGTTGGGGAAGATGCCAAGCTTATGCTGGGCCGCACACCCGGAAGCATTGAAGCCATCAGGCCTATGCGTGAAGGTGTGATCGCCGATTTTGACACCGCCGAGGCAATGATCAAGCATTTCATTCGCAAGGTACATCGCCGGTCGTCTTTCTCGAAACCAAAGATCATCGTCTGTGTCCCACATGGTGCCACACCGGTTGAGAAACGCGCCATTCGTCAATCTGTGCTGTCGGCGGGCGCGCGGCGCGCTGGTCTGGTGGCCGAGCCGATTGCGGCCGCTATCGGGGCGGGCATGCCAATCACAGACCCAACCGGAAACATGGTTGTCGATATCGGCGGCGGGACCACCGAAGTCGCGGTGCTGAGCCTCGGGGACATCGTGTATGCACGTTCGATCCGCGTCGGTGGTGACCGGATGGACGAAGCAATCATCAATTACCTACGCCGTCAGCAGAACCTTCTGGTGGGCGAAAGCACGGCGGAAAGGATCAAGACCTCAATCGGCACGGCCCGCATGCCCGATGACGGGCGCGGCACCTCGATGCAAATCCGGGGGCGTGACCTTTTGAACGGTGTGCCCAAGGAAACTGAAATCAGCCAAGCGCAAGTGGCTGAAGCCTTGGCCGAGCCTGTACAGCAGATTTGCGAAGCGGTGATGACCGCTCTGGAAGCCACCCCACCCGATTTGGCCGCCGATATCGTGGACCGCGGCGTGATGCTAACCGGTGGCGGCGCGCTTTTGGGGGATCTGGATCTTGCCTTGCGCGAGCAAACTGGTTTGGCCGTATCGATTGCGGATGACAGCTTGAATTGCGTGGCGCTTGGCACTGGCAAGGCGCTGGAGTTCGAAAAGCAGCTGCGCCACGCGATTGACTACGACAGCTGA
- the murA gene encoding UDP-N-acetylglucosamine 1-carboxyvinyltransferase, protein MDSILVTGNGPLNGQIPIAGAKNACLTLMPATLLSDAPLTLTNTPRLSDIKTMTTLLQSLGVEVTSLQEGQVLALSSHNLTNHVADYDIVRKMRASILVLGPMLARDGHAVVSLPGGCAIGARPVDLHLKALEALGADLELKEGYVHAKAAGGLKGGTVEFPFVSVGATENAVMAATLAKGTTIIKNAAREPEIVDLVHCLQKMGAQISGEGTSTLEIQGVDRLDGATHPVVTDRIELGTYMLAPAICGGEVECLGGRIDLVKSFCEKLDAAGVSVEETKAGLKVARKNGRVSAVDVVTEPFPGFPTDLQAQMMALMCTAQGTSILEEKIFENRFMHAPELMRMGAEIDVHGGTATVTGVERLKGAPVMATDLRASVSLILAGLAAEGETLVNRVYHLDRGYERVEEKLGHVGAKIERVQGE, encoded by the coding sequence ATGGATTCCATTCTCGTGACGGGCAACGGCCCGTTGAACGGCCAAATCCCGATCGCAGGGGCTAAAAATGCGTGTCTGACATTGATGCCCGCCACCTTGCTGAGCGATGCGCCTTTGACACTGACCAATACGCCGCGGCTGTCGGATATCAAAACAATGACCACGCTGCTGCAGTCCCTTGGTGTCGAAGTCACAAGCCTTCAGGAGGGGCAGGTGCTTGCGCTATCAAGTCATAACCTGACCAACCATGTGGCGGATTACGACATCGTACGCAAAATGCGCGCCTCGATCCTTGTGCTGGGGCCGATGCTGGCGCGCGATGGTCATGCGGTGGTATCGCTTCCGGGGGGCTGTGCCATTGGCGCGCGCCCGGTGGATTTGCACCTCAAGGCGCTGGAGGCGCTGGGGGCTGATCTTGAGTTGAAAGAAGGCTATGTGCACGCCAAAGCCGCTGGTGGCCTCAAAGGCGGCACTGTCGAATTTCCTTTCGTGTCCGTGGGAGCCACGGAAAACGCTGTGATGGCCGCGACATTGGCCAAGGGCACGACGATCATCAAGAACGCGGCGCGCGAACCCGAGATCGTTGATCTCGTTCATTGCCTGCAAAAGATGGGTGCGCAGATCAGCGGCGAGGGCACCAGTACCCTTGAAATTCAAGGGGTTGACCGGCTTGACGGAGCGACGCATCCGGTGGTGACGGATCGGATTGAATTGGGCACCTACATGCTGGCCCCCGCGATTTGTGGTGGCGAGGTGGAATGCCTTGGGGGGCGGATCGATCTGGTCAAATCCTTTTGCGAAAAACTGGATGCAGCCGGTGTTTCAGTGGAGGAAACCAAGGCGGGTCTCAAAGTGGCGCGCAAGAACGGCCGGGTCAGTGCCGTGGATGTGGTCACTGAACCTTTCCCCGGCTTCCCAACCGACTTGCAGGCACAGATGATGGCGCTGATGTGCACCGCCCAAGGCACCAGCATTTTGGAAGAAAAGATCTTTGAAAACCGCTTCATGCATGCACCGGAACTGATGCGCATGGGTGCGGAGATTGATGTGCATGGTGGTACGGCAACTGTCACAGGGGTCGAACGGCTGAAAGGCGCGCCGGTGATGGCCACCGATCTGCGCGCCAGTGTCTCGCTCATTCTTGCCGGGCTTGCGGCAGAGGGTGAAACGCTGGTCAATCGGGTCTATCACTTGGATCGC